The following are encoded together in the Cicer arietinum cultivar CDC Frontier isolate Library 1 chromosome 2, Cicar.CDCFrontier_v2.0, whole genome shotgun sequence genome:
- the LOC101505285 gene encoding LOW QUALITY PROTEIN: squamosa promoter-binding-like protein 6 (The sequence of the model RefSeq protein was modified relative to this genomic sequence to represent the inferred CDS: inserted 2 bases in 1 codon), with product MESWSYIPEERSYLFSDEMDFSLDAFMMRSRKPFIEFENKSSCNFERDSTFGEEDSDSKHLSSLDESKTHDSSLIDLKLGRLDRDVKAFTSTPIHQTALSKKARTSRLPAHAPICQVYGCNMDLSSSKDYHKRHKVCDVHSKTAKVIVNGVEQRFCQQCSRFHLLAEFDDGKRSCRRRLAGHNERRRKPQFDYMTNKQHKILQSYQGTKYLESSIQNIPHFDFQDIFQSGHIKLEEEPNFSPQLASPATLGHELSSRALSLLSSPSQNPSRHAAENPLTNSLIYRGIRTQDNNDQVSETPLNISSVDKHNQNESFPFSDDICETSESMNIKSEHGVTVDLFQLSSHLQRVEQQRNSVLVKWXNEDYCFPTV from the exons ATGGAATCTTGGAGTTACATCCCTGAAGAGAGAAGCTATTTGTTTTCTGATGAAATGGACTTTTCACTTGATGCTTTTATGATGAGAAGTAGAAAACCATTTATTGAATTTGAGAACAAATCGTCCTGTAACTTTGAGAGAGATTCGACTTTTGGAGAAGAAGATTCTGATTCAAAGCATTTAAGTTCTCTAGATGAATCGAAAACTCATGATTCTTCATTGATTGATCTTAAGCTAGGTAGATTAGACAGAGATGTGAAAGCATTCACTTCTACGCCGATACATCAAACCGCACTTTCCAAGAAAGCTCGCACTTCTAGATTACCGGCTCATGCTCCTATATGCCAAGTTTATGGTTGTAACATGGATCTTAGCTCCTCAAAAGATTACCACAAAAGACATAAAGTTTGTGATGTTCATTCCAAGACGGCTAAAGTTATTGTGAATGGCGTTGAACAGAGGTTTTGTCAGCAGTGCAGCAG GTTCCATTTGCTAGCTGAGTTCGATGATGGTAAGCGCAGTTGTCGCAGGCGTCTAGCTGGACACAATGAACGCCGAAGGAAACCTCAGTTTGATTACATGACTAATAAACAACACAAGATTCTTCAGTCATATCAAG GTACTAAGTATCTCGAATCTTCAATACAAAACATACCTCACTTTGATTTTCAAGATATATTTCAAAGTGGACATATCAAACTGGAAGAGGAGCCAAATTTCAGTCCTCAACTAGCATCACCCGCCACACTCGGTCACGAGTTATCTAGCCGTGCTCTCTCTCTTCTGTCATCCCCGTCACAGAATCCATCGCGCCACGCAGCAGAAAATCCATTAACTAACTCCCTAATTTATCGGGGCATCCGCACGCAAGATAACAATGACCAAGTTTCTGAAACACCATTGAATATAAGCTCTGTGGATAAACATAATCAAAATGAGTCTTTTCCATTTTCTGATGATATTTGTGAAACATCAGAATCAATGAATATCAAATCTGAACATGGAGTCACTGTTGATCTGTTTCAATTGTCTTCTCATCTTCAAAGAGTGGAGCAGCAAAGAAATTCTGTTTTGGTAAAATG GAATGAGGATTACTGTTTCCCAACTGTGTGA